CGCGTTGTCGACGACCTCCATCACTGCGATCGACAGCGTGTCCGCGGCCAGCACCACGGTGAGGGCAGCGCCGACGGCGAGACCGGACCTGAGCAGCGGCAGCGTGGAGAGCGTGTAGCCGAAGAGGAAGGCCAGGGCGACGGCCACCACGATGGTCCAGCCGGTCGCGAGACCCGCCGCGGTGCCGATCACCAACCCGAGGATCTCGCCGATCGCGCAGCCGGTGAGGCAGTGCAGGGTGGCGCTGGCCGCCATGGCGTCGACGCCACGCCGTCCGTGGCCCGCGTGTTCCACGTGGCCAGCGTGCTCGACGTGACCTGCGTGCTCGCCCTGGCTCACCGCTCAGCCCAGGCTGTCGAGCAGCTCCCGGCACGCACGCTCGCACAGCGCACAGGCCTCGGCGCAGACCCGGCAGTGCTCGTGCATCTCGGCGTGCGAGGCGCACTCGTCCCCGCACACCCGGCAGGCGGTCGCGCACGCCTCCAGCAGCGCCCGGAGCACGGCGACGTCGGCGCCCGTGAGCCGGGTGAGCACCTGACCGGTCGCGAGGCACACGTCGGCGCAGTCCAGGTTCTTGCGGATGCAGGTGGTGAGCTCGGCGACCATCTCCTCGCTCAGGCAGGCGTCCGCGCACGCGGTGCAGGTCTGGGAGCACTCGAAGCAGGCCGCGATGCAGGCCGCGAGCTTGTCCCGGTCGAGGGTGAGGTCCTGAGGGTGGGTGTCCATCATCTCCGTGTGGGTCATGCGCCCTCCGTGCCCGGACGCCCCAGGAGGCATGCCGGCTGCGCCGGCGCCCTCAGGAACCCACCCTCAAGACTCCGCTGTCAGGAGATCTTCGCGGCGCCCTCGGCCTCGACCCGCTCGTCGTGCAGGAGCTCGCCCTCGGCGTCCACCGGGATCACCGTGACGGTGAACGTGATCGGCGACCCGGCCTGGTAGCGGAAGTTGTCACCGTAGGAGATCTGCTGGCCCTCGCCGAAGGGGTAGACCCCCGGGTCGCGGAAGGAGCCGGCGGCGAAGGCCGTCTCGTTGACCTCCTGCTCGGCGAAGAGGTCGAGGTCGGTGATCGAGTCCATGCCCTGCATGTAGGGCCAGTCGTCGTACTTGGGGTCCACCTTGACGCCGCTGGCCCCCAGGTCGATCGTGTCGCCGTTGTTGGTGATGACGTAGTTGACGAAGACGATCTCGTCGCCCTCGGCGATGATCGGCTTGTTGGTCTCGGGGTCGGCGAAGAAGCCGCTCTTCGTCGCCTTGGTGGTGCTGACCTGGTAAACGTCGACCGTCACATCGCCGGCCTCGATCGTGGTGAGCTTCTCGCCGGGGGTGCTCACGGGGTTCGCCCAGTCGGGCGAGTCGCCCGACGACGCCTCGGGGGCCTCCCCGGCGGCGTCCTCGGACGGCTCCGTGTCCTCCTCGGTCTCGGTCGGCTCCACGCTCTCGCTCGGCGACGACTCGGACGTCGACTCCGTGGCCTCCTCGGCCTCGGAGTCGTCCGAGCAGGCGCTCAGGCTCAGCACGGCGAGCGAGGCGACTGCGGCGAGGGCGAGACGGGTGGAGGGACGACGGGTGCGGGTGCGCATGGACTTCCTTTCCTCGGGATCCGATCGACGTACGCCGATCTGGGTACAGCCCTTCCCGGGGACGGCCGTCGCCAACCACCGAAGGGCCACCGGGCTAGACCGGTGGCCGTCGTCGTGCTCCGGCTCAGCTCTCCAGCGGGCGCGCCGGGTCCGCGGTCCAGGCGTTCATCGACCCGTCGTAGACGGCCACGTCGTTCCGGCCCAGCTCGGCCAGCGCCAGCGCCGCCGCGGTGGCCGCGATGCCGCCGCCGCAGTACGTGACCGGTCGACGTCCGGCGTCCAGGGCGCCGACCGAGGCGAAGAGCTCGCGCAGCTCCTCGACCGGCCGCAGCCGCCCCTCGGCGTCGACCAGCTCCGCGAACGGCACGTTGACGCTGCCGGGGATGTGACCGCGGGCGAAGTCGTCGCGCCCCAGGGCGTTGATCAGCAGCACACCGGGCTCCTCGCCCGCCTCGACCACCGCCTCGACCTCGGCGGTGGAGCGGATCCGCTCGGGCCGGCGTCGCGCGGTGAAGGTCGCGGCGGGATAGGTCTCCACGCCGGCGGAGGTGTCGAGGCCGGCGGCCCGCCAGGCGGCGAGCCCGCCGTCGAGCACGGAGACGCGGTCGAAGCCCTCCAGGCCGAGCTGCCACCACAGCCGGGTGGCCCAGATGCCGTTGACGGAGTCGTAGACGACGACGTGGCTGTCGTCGCCGACACCCGCCTCGCCGAGCACCTGCGCGAACCGCTCGGAGGGAGCCGCGGCGAACGGCGCCTCGCCGTCGGGGTCGCTGAGCCCGCCGATCAGGTCGACGAAGGCGGCCCCGGGCACGTGCTCACGTTCGTACGCCGCCCGGCCGGACTCGACGTGGGCCCCGTGCTCGTCGAAGCTCAGGTGGACCGTCGCGTCCAGCACGCGCACCTGCGGGTCGCCCAGGTGCTCGCTCAGCCACTCGACGTCGACGTGCTGAGGGGTCTGCTCGGTGCCGGTCATGGACGTCAACGCTACCCGCGGTGCCGTTCGTGGACGCTCAGCAGCGCCTGCTCGACCTGGTCGACCGGCACCGGCTTCGTCAGCCCGGCGGAGTCCAGGAGCGCGACCGAGGTGAACAGCCCGTCCCGGCACATCTGGCCGGTCACGCCCTGCGGCTCCTGCTCGGTCGGGACCACCGTGATCACCGCCGGCTCGTCGAAGGAGTGACCCTGCATCTCGAGCAGGGCGGTGAACATCTCGCACGCCTTCCCGGGCTCGATGGCGCGGCCGGACTGGACCAGGGCGGCGCCCTCACGCAGCTTGTCCAGGTCCTTCTCGTCCTGGAACAGGCCGGCCTCCTCGACGAGCCGAAACGCCTCGGGCAGGGCGCGGACCCACTCAGAGGACGACGCGGCGATGACCTGCACGAAGCCGCCCTGCTCCCGGGGCCACTGGCAGTCGGGGAGCCCACCGGTGGTGCCCGGCACGCCGGTGTCCACCGCACCGCCCGCCACCTGCTCGACCTCGGCGTCGGTGAGCAGGTCGCAGGAGCCGTCGCTCACCGCCTCGGCGAGCGTTGCGCCGTCGAGCTCGTCGGACGTGGCCCCCTCCGCCTCAGGGGACGCGGTCGCGGTGACGCTGGGGCTGGCCGAGGGACCGCTGTCCGAGGCGCTGTCCGCCTCGGAGGTGGAGCTCCCACCGCCGCAACCGACGAGGAGCAGACAGGACGCGAGGGGCAGAAGAAGTGGGCGGCGCACCGGCGGATGGTTTCACACCACAAATGAGAGACGCTGCAGGTGTCTCGGGTCACCTGCAGCGTCTACGACAATCATGCCGCACCTTGCGGGCCGTTGTCCTCGGATTCGAAGAATTTTCTTCGACTTCTCTGGCTTCTCCGGCCATCTTCAGGGCATCGGCTGCCGCAGGCTCAGGGTCGGCCCGCGGAGTCCATCGCCTCGGCGTAGCTGGCCGCCCAGCCGAACGCCATCGCGCCGATCAGCGTGACCTCGTCGTGGTCCTCGGGGACCTGGCTGCCGACGAGCCAGTGCTCGTGGTCCTCGACCCGGTTGATCAGCTCGCCCACGACGCCCTCGCGCCGGAAGGCGGCGGCGGTGAGCTCCTCGCCCACCTTGATCTGCTCCTCGACCTCGGCGGAGGGCACACCCAGCAGGATGTGCAGGGCCGAGAGCAGCCCGGCGGTGAACGCGAAGGGCGCGTCGACGCCGCGGCTGCGCGCGAGCAGCTCGCACATCCGGCCCCGGACGAGGGCGGTGACCAGCGCGTCGCTCGGCCGGTGGCAGTGACGGCTCAGGATCACCAGCGCCGCCCACTGCCGGAGCCGGGTGGTACCCATGACGACCAGCGCCTCGCGCAGGCTGCGCACCTCGCGGCGCAGACCGCCGCCCGCGCCCGACGAGGCCATGTTGAGCAGCTGCACGATCAGCGCGGGGTCGCCGCGCAGGACGTCCTCGATCCGGTCGAGGTCGAGGTCCTCGCTGAGCAGCTCCACGCTGAGCTGCACCTGCGAGAGCGGCAGCGGCGCGCTGGCGGACCCGCTGGTCGTCTCGTGGACCCGCACGGCGCGGCCGATGAAGAGGTCGAAGCCGACCGCCTGGGCCCAGGCGAACTCAGCCTCGGTGTCACACCCGGCGGCGACGCGCTCCAGGTCGGCGTCGGCGTACTCCCCGGCGACGTCCATGACGTCGGCGGGCTCGCCCGACTTCAGGTCGATCTTGACCAGGTCGGCCAGCGCCAGCAGCGCCTCGCTCTCCTCGGTCCACGCGGTGTGCTCGACCATGATCATGAACCCGGCCCGCTTGTGGCTCCGGACGGCGTCGAGCAGCTCGGTGTCGACGTCGCCGGTCGGCACCTCGAGCACCGTCCTGCGCGGGGGCAGGGACAGTCGCGTCTCGCTGACCAGCACTGCCCGGTCGACGGCGCAGAAGAGCATGCCCTCGCCGACGACGGGGGCGAGGTCGACGTCGACGGAGGCGAGCAGGCTCGACACCGTGACCACCGCCTGACCGGGGTCGGCCGGAGCCTCGGTCAGCGGGTCGCGCGTGGTGCGGTTGACCAGCTCGAAACCGATGACCCGGCTGGTGCCGTCCACGACAGGGACTCGAGCCACGACGACGGCGTCCAGCACGGGAGCCTCGTCCAACGGGTCGATCATGGGGGGATCAGTCCTTCTCTCCTGCGGCCTCACCGAGCTGGGGCTCTGCTCCGGGATCGTATGTCGACTCCCCCGTTCGGCGCAGGAGAATGAACGCCGAAGACGGGGGTCGCCACGCAGACCTCCGGCAACGCCCCCCGACCCTGGGCAAACGTCCCGACACGTGCCTACGGTGGGTCGCAGGAGGCAGACATGTGCCGCTGGCTCGCGTACTCGGGATCGCCGATCCTCCCCGAAGACCTGCTCTTCGAGCCGGTCAACTCGTTGGTGGTCCAGAGCAAGCACTCCCAGATGGGTGCGGAGTCGGTCAACGGCGACGGCTTCGGGCTGGGTTGGTACGGCGCTCGCGGTACCCCCGGCCGGTACCGCAGCACCGAGCCGGCGTGGAACGACCTGAACCTGCGCGAGATCTCCGCGCAGGCACCCTCGGGACTGATCTTCGCCCACGTCCGGGCGACCAGCGGGAGCCCGGTGCAGCAGACCAACTGCCATCCCTTCCGGCACGGGCGCTGGCTGTGGATGCACAACGGCGGCATCGCCGACTTCGCCGCGGTGAAACGGGACCTGACGCTGGCCGTCGATCCGGCCCTGTTCCCCCAGATCGCCGGCTCCGCCGACTCCGAGCTCTTCTTCTACCTCGCCCTGACCTTCGGGCTGGAGGAGGACCCGCCCGCCGCGGTGGCCCGCGCGGCGGGGCTGATCGAGGAGACCGCGGCACGACGAGGCGTCGAGAACCCGCTGCAGATGACGGTGGCCACCACCGACGGCGAGACCACGTGGGCCTTCCGCTACGCCAGCGACGGGAACGCCCGCTCGCTGTTCCACAGCACCGACGTCGACACGCTCAGGCACCAGCACCCGGACCACCCGGTGCTGCACGACCTGTCCCCCGACTCGCGGATCGTGGTCTCCGAGCCCCTCAGCGACCTGGCCGGAGCCTGGCGGGAGATCCCGCAGTCGACCTGCGTCGTGGTCAGGGCCGGGCGCGAGGAGGAGCGCGAGTTCAGGCCGACACGCCCCTGAGCGGTTTGCGCCGGCGGGAGAGGGGTAGACCGCTCCCACCTACACCAGCGCTCGGGGGACACCGAGCTGGACAGAAACGAGTCGCACGTTGAACAAGACGACACGCATCCTCCTGGGAACGGTGACCAGCCTCGCGCTGGTCACGCCCACCGTCGGCCTGGCCGGCGCCGCGCACGCTTCGGGTGAGTCCCAGACCCAGGCAGCCCAGACCCAGGCGGCGGAGAGCAAGGCCAAGCCCAAGAAGAAGAAGAACAAGAGCAAGAAGCAGAAGCTCGCGATCTCGGCCAAGAAGGGCTACGTCCACTTCGGCCTGACCACCGACACGGTGACCGTCAAGGCCAAGGGCCGCAAGGGCAAGGTCACGTTCGCCATCGACGGCGTCGACGCCGGCACGGTCAAGCTGAAGAAGCGCAAGGCGACCCTGACCATCCCGGCGACCCTCGCCATCGGCGAGCACGTCGTGACGGCCAAGGTCAAGAAGCACAAGACGGCCAAGATCAAGATCGTCTCGCACAACACCACGATGACGCTGGCCACCACGGCGGTCACGGTCAACCGCGCGACCTACGACGCCCCCAACATCACCGGCCAGCTGCTCTACAAGGGCGCCGTCGCCACCACGGGCTGGGTCGACGCCTACCTCGACGACGGATCGCTGACCATCGGCTCGGACTCGCCCGACCTGCTCGGCGTGCACTCGGTCAAGGCGGACGGCTCGTTCCAGCTCTACACCCACGACTTCTTGGAGTTCCCGCCCGGGACGTACACGATGAAGGCCTTCTTCGAGTACGACGCGGGGTTCGACGAGTACCTCTTCGGCACCCCGATCACCGTCACCGTGATCTGAGCTCGACCTCTGGCGACGGCCTCGTCCACCACGGACGGGGCCGTCGTCTTCCCCCGAGGCGGTGCTTCGCCGCTCGTTGACGCGCTCTGCCGGATGATGTCGGCATGACGAACACCTCCGGCATCAAGCAGCTGCGCCTCGTGGTCGAGGCGGCGGACTACGACCAGGCCCTCGCCTTCTACCGCGACGTTCTCGGCATGACCGAGGTCGCCG
The window above is part of the Nocardioides campestrisoli genome. Proteins encoded here:
- a CDS encoding DUF4396 domain-containing protein; this translates as MEHAGHGRRGVDAMAASATLHCLTGCAIGEILGLVIGTAAGLATGWTIVVAVALAFLFGYTLSTLPLLRSGLAVGAALTVVLAADTLSIAVMEVVDNAVMALVPGAMDAGLDNPVFWLSMMLALSVAFFAAYPVNRWLLQRGKGHALTHQYHGAYAPTGVRRFIPSFSTGALVAVIVAFMLGGLLASLAA
- a CDS encoding four-helix bundle copper-binding protein; this encodes MTHTEMMDTHPQDLTLDRDKLAACIAACFECSQTCTACADACLSEEMVAELTTCIRKNLDCADVCLATGQVLTRLTGADVAVLRALLEACATACRVCGDECASHAEMHEHCRVCAEACALCERACRELLDSLG
- a CDS encoding sulfurtransferase, which gives rise to MTGTEQTPQHVDVEWLSEHLGDPQVRVLDATVHLSFDEHGAHVESGRAAYEREHVPGAAFVDLIGGLSDPDGEAPFAAAPSERFAQVLGEAGVGDDSHVVVYDSVNGIWATRLWWQLGLEGFDRVSVLDGGLAAWRAAGLDTSAGVETYPAATFTARRRPERIRSTAEVEAVVEAGEEPGVLLINALGRDDFARGHIPGSVNVPFAELVDAEGRLRPVEELRELFASVGALDAGRRPVTYCGGGIAATAAALALAELGRNDVAVYDGSMNAWTADPARPLES
- a CDS encoding DUF3558 domain-containing protein is translated as MRRPLLLPLASCLLLVGCGGGSSTSEADSASDSGPSASPSVTATASPEAEGATSDELDGATLAEAVSDGSCDLLTDAEVEQVAGGAVDTGVPGTTGGLPDCQWPREQGGFVQVIAASSSEWVRALPEAFRLVEEAGLFQDEKDLDKLREGAALVQSGRAIEPGKACEMFTALLEMQGHSFDEPAVITVVPTEQEPQGVTGQMCRDGLFTSVALLDSAGLTKPVPVDQVEQALLSVHERHRG
- a CDS encoding EAL and HDOD domain-containing protein, with the translated sequence MIDPLDEAPVLDAVVVARVPVVDGTSRVIGFELVNRTTRDPLTEAPADPGQAVVTVSSLLASVDVDLAPVVGEGMLFCAVDRAVLVSETRLSLPPRRTVLEVPTGDVDTELLDAVRSHKRAGFMIMVEHTAWTEESEALLALADLVKIDLKSGEPADVMDVAGEYADADLERVAAGCDTEAEFAWAQAVGFDLFIGRAVRVHETTSGSASAPLPLSQVQLSVELLSEDLDLDRIEDVLRGDPALIVQLLNMASSGAGGGLRREVRSLREALVVMGTTRLRQWAALVILSRHCHRPSDALVTALVRGRMCELLARSRGVDAPFAFTAGLLSALHILLGVPSAEVEEQIKVGEELTAAAFRREGVVGELINRVEDHEHWLVGSQVPEDHDEVTLIGAMAFGWAASYAEAMDSAGRP
- a CDS encoding class II glutamine amidotransferase: MCRWLAYSGSPILPEDLLFEPVNSLVVQSKHSQMGAESVNGDGFGLGWYGARGTPGRYRSTEPAWNDLNLREISAQAPSGLIFAHVRATSGSPVQQTNCHPFRHGRWLWMHNGGIADFAAVKRDLTLAVDPALFPQIAGSADSELFFYLALTFGLEEDPPAAVARAAGLIEETAARRGVENPLQMTVATTDGETTWAFRYASDGNARSLFHSTDVDTLRHQHPDHPVLHDLSPDSRIVVSEPLSDLAGAWREIPQSTCVVVRAGREEEREFRPTRP